The proteins below come from a single Vanacampus margaritifer isolate UIUO_Vmar chromosome 10, RoL_Vmar_1.0, whole genome shotgun sequence genomic window:
- the srpx2 gene encoding sushi repeat-containing protein SRPX2, whose protein sequence is MTLTRTPVLFLFFLSFTAVFGTTEDGGYEDVAEDEEELRLDYTKLHWCHAPRLVNGELTCHSPHGRAYRTTQGTRCNMSCDRGYRLIGQNSIQCLGNRRWSGTAVCRKMRCSVLPLIPHGRYTCTQGFVVDSRCDFTCTPGHRIEGEHSRTCQHGGTWSGAQPICSDTEAPKIRCPLSRIKMAEPGQLTARVTWDAPVATDTADKILDVILVGQQPGTDFKEGANIIRYKVYDQARNRAACKFIVRVEVKRCPALSPPLHGSLTCSSDVTNYGAVCEYHCDGGYERRGVSSRVCQFDRNWSDGPVECLPMEIESNVKTASALLRQLFQKRRLLILSTPDIADPDYQLQNVMMQKADCGLQLRHVTLIELLGSPPHETGRIKENNLTSLVVEELRLTFRISQQYFSMVLVDKLGLDRERFINPVASEELFSYIDSFLLDEEEREKLELHRDFCDS, encoded by the exons ATGACCCTAACCCGTACCCCGGTTCTCTTTTTGTTCTTTCTATCTTTTACAG CTGTGTTTGGGACCACAGAGGATGGCGGCTACGAGGACGTTGCCGAGGATGAAGAAGAGCTTCGCCTAGACTACACCA AACTTCACTGGTGTCACGCTCCACGCCTCGTCAACGGGGAGCTGACCTGCCACTCCCCCCATGGCCGAGCGTACCGGACCACCCAAGGCACCCGCTGCAACATGAGCTGCGACCGAGGCTACCGCCTGATTGGCCAAAACTCCATCCAGTGTCTCGGCAACCGCCGCTGGTCGGGGACCGCTGTCTGCCGCA AGATGCGATGCAGCGTGTTGCCCCTCATTCCGCATGGCagatacacatgcacacagggCTTCGTGGTGGACTCCAGGTGCGACTTCACCTGCACCCCTGGCCATCGCATCGAGGGGGAGCACTCCCGGACGTGTCAGCACGGGGGGACATGGAGCGGGGCGCAGCCCATTTGTTCAG ATACAGAAGCTCCAAAAATCAGGTGTCCGCTATCCAGAATCAAGATGGCAGAACCTGGACAACTGACTGCCAGAGTGACTTGGGATGCACCAGTTGCCACGGACACAGCTGATAAAATACTCGA TGTGATCCTCGTAGGCCAGCAGCCCGGCACTGACTTTAAGGAGGGAGCCAATATCATTCGCTACAAAGTGTACGATCAAGCCAGAAACAGAGCCGCCTGCAAGTTTATCGTCCGTGTTGAAG tgAAGAGATGCCCCGCCCTGTCTCCGCCTTTGCACGGCTCCCTCACCTGCTCCTCCGACGTCACCAACTACGGCGCCGTGTGCGAGTACCACTGTGATGGCGGGTACGAGCGCAGAGGCGTATCTAGTCGGGTTTGCCAGTTTGACCGCAACTGGAGTGACGGGCCTGTGGAGTGCCTTC CCATGGAGATCGAGTCCAACGTGAAAACAGCATCGGCTCTGCTGCGTCAGCTTTTCCAGAAGCGGCGACTTCTCATCCTGTCTACACCCGACATTGCCGACCCGGATTACCAACTGCAAAACGTCATGATGCAA AAAGCCGACTGCGGATTACAACTGCGCCACGTGACGCTTATCGAGCTGCTTGGCTCGCCGCCTCATGAGACGGGACGCATCAAGGAGAACAACTTGACCTCGCTAGTTGTCGAAGAATTGAG GCTCACATTCCGAATCTCCCAGCAATACTTTAGCATGGTGCTGGTGGACAAGCTCGGGCTGGATCGGGAACGCTTCATTAACCCCGTAGCGTCGGAGGAGCTCTTCTCCTACATTGACAGCTTCTTGCTAGATGAAGAGGAGAGGGAGAAGCTGGAGCTGCACCGGGACTTCTGCGATTCataa
- the tspan6 gene encoding tetraspanin-6, which produces MSPPSRRLQTKPVITCLKTFLISYSLIFWFTGMILLAVGVWGKVNLEAYIALASDETTNAPYVLIGTGAAIIIFGLFGCFATCRGSPWMLKLYAMFLTVVFLAELVAGISGFIFRHEIKAKLGIAYKNAVKTYNSTESSRTAVDAIQRTLQCCGVKNYTDWADTDYFKDQGIPASCCKVNTKCPPETLKDLDKAQNEVYNTGCFSLVTDVMESNLGIIAGISFGIAFFQLIGIFLACCLSRYITNNQYEMV; this is translated from the exons ATGTCACCGCCGTCACGTCGGCTTCAAACGAAGCCGGTCATCACCTGCCTGAAGACTTTCCTCATCTCCTACAGTCTCATTTTCTGG TTCACAGGCATGATCCTGCTGGCGGTGGGCGTATGGGGGAAGGTCAACCTGGAGGCGTACATCGCACTGGCGTCCGACGAGACCACAAACGCACCGTACGTCCTCATCGGCACCGGCGCCGCCATCATCATATTCGGCCTTTTCGGCTGCTTCGCCACATGCCGCGGCAGCCCGTGGATGCTCAAATTG TACGCCATGTTCTTGACTGTGGTCTTCCTGGCTGAGCTGGTGGCCGGAATATCTGGCTTCATCTTCAGGCACGAG ATAAAGGCAAAATTAGGCATCGCATACAAAAATGCAGTGAAGACCTACAACAGTACAGAGAGCAGCAGGACCGCAGTGGACGCCATCCAGAGGACT TTGCAATGCTGCGGCGTGAAAAACTACACGGATTGGGCCGACACGGACTACTTCAAAGACCAGGGCATCCCCGCCAGTTGCTGCAAAGTCAACACCAAGTGCCCCCCGGAGACCCTGAAGGATCTGGACAAGGCTCAGAATGAAGTGTACAACACC GGTTGCTTCTCACTGGTGACTGACGTGATGGAGTCCAACCTGGGCATCATTGCTGGGATCTCCTTCGGAATTGCCTTCTTCCAG CTCATTGGGATATTCCTGGCCTGCTGCTTGTCTCGATACATAACCAACAACCAATACGAGATGGTGTAA
- the mid1ip1l gene encoding mid1-interacting protein 1-like: MMQISSDSATNKHSLINVMHRFIAAANNMDETIMVPSLLRDMPLEEQAASQTEANNNNNNLHDDDDDDDVQCPSKQQRDMYEHYLLLKSIKNDMEWGLLKREMSSGASFLEMAVKQEEQQQKPITGALPLDDNSDLERQFHFHLRGLFGVLSKLTMQADHLTNRYKREIGGGNFMR; the protein is encoded by the coding sequence ATGATGCAGATCAGCAGCGACTCGGCCACCAACAAGCACTCCCTCATTAACGTCATGCACCGCTTCATCGCGGCGGCCAACAACATGGACGAGACCATCATGGTGCCGAGCCTGCTGCGAGACATGCCCCTGGAGGAGCAAGCGGCCAGCCAGACGGAAgccaacaacaataataacaacctccatgacgacgacgacgacgacgacgtgcAATGTCCCAGCAAGCAGCAGAGAGACATGTACGAGCACTACCTGCTCCTCAAATCCATCAAGAACGACATGGAGTGGGGTCTGCTTAAGCGAGAGATGAGCAGCGGCGCCAGCTTCCTGGAGATGGCCGTCAAGCAGGAGGAGCAGCAACAGAAGCCCATCACGGGGGCGCTTCCCCTGGACGACAACTCCGACCTGGAGCGACAATTTCACTTTCATCTACGTGGACTCTTTGGGGTTCTGTCCAAGCTCACCATGCAGGCGGACCACCTCACCAACAGATACAAGCGAGAAATCGGAGGCGGAAACTTCATGAGATAG